Within the Microbacterium sp. 1S1 genome, the region CCGCAGCAGGAGGGGTTCGCTGATGCAGACGAGTTACCGACCGGGACAGTGGTACCTGATCGTCATCCCCGGCGCCCTGGTGGCGCTGCCGCCGGACGTCCCCGGAGCCACCGTCACGGCGCTGTGGGAACGTCTGCCCGCCGAGCGCAGCCTCGCGACGGTCATCGACGTGCTCACGACGCAGGCCGGCGGATCGTTCGCCGCCATGCCGTCGTTCGTGGCCGCGGTGCTGGAGGGCGCGGATGCGCGGGTCGCCGTCCGCGGTCCGCTGACCGTGCGCGTGACCGGGGGCGAGACTTCTGCGGCCGCTTTCTCGGGCGCGGACGTGACCACCTGGAGCGAGCGTTTCGTGCCCGGCGCCGCGACGATCGAGCTCACCGTCGAGGAGGACGGCAGCGGCACCGCGCTCCCGGTCCACGCGGGCATCGTGCTCGCGGCGGCGGTCACCGCGGACATCGAGCCGGCCGATGCCGACACCGTGCTCGACAGCGCCGGACCGGCGCCGGTACTCGACGAGTCCGTGCGCCCGACACCGCCCGCCACGGACGCCGCCCCGCAGGCCACCGCGCCCCCCGTCTCCGGGCTGCCCGCGGCGCCCGTGCCCGGCACCTCCGTGCCGCTGCCGCCCCCGCCTGTCGTCGCGCCTGTGCCGGCGGCGGCGGAGGAGGAGCCGTCCGTCCCGGAGGAAGAGACGGAGTCGCCGACGCCGGTGACCGACGACGCGGTGATCGAGGCGACGCTCGTACCCACCGAAGCGACCTTCGCGCCTCCGGTGGACGAGTTCGACCACCTCTGGGGCG harbors:
- a CDS encoding FHA domain-containing protein — its product is MQTSYRPGQWYLIVIPGALVALPPDVPGATVTALWERLPAERSLATVIDVLTTQAGGSFAAMPSFVAAVLEGADARVAVRGPLTVRVTGGETSAAAFSGADVTTWSERFVPGAATIELTVEEDGSGTALPVHAGIVLAAAVTADIEPADADTVLDSAGPAPVLDESVRPTPPATDAAPQATAPPVSGLPAAPVPGTSVPLPPPPVVAPVPAAAEEEPSVPEEETESPTPVTDDAVIEATLVPTEATFAPPVDEFDHLWGETVHTPIEAAAVRPSEEPEPAAADPAVVDPGGDHDGSTISAADLRELRQQPAAAPDAPTEVIPVAEPAAVAAGRIRVSTGQVVTLDRTVIIGRRPRSTRASGTNMPHLIAVDSPQQDISRSHLEVRPEGDTVVVIDLHTTNGSTLLRPGADPVRLHPGEQTLVLSGDVVDLGDGVTVAFEDLP